A region of Streptomyces halobius DNA encodes the following proteins:
- the mreD gene encoding rod shape-determining protein MreD, translating into MRINRILLATPLVVVALIVQVSILARLQLPGAVPDLMLLVVVGLSLVYGHVGGALTGFGAGLLADLAPPSDHAIGSYALVLCVIGYAAGLTRPESGRHRSATIPLVVVVGAAVGSTLLYAAVGSLVGDTAARHVGIGGLVLSATVYDLLLAPFTVPLVMALARRTENDALTDGVGSQGGAAGTRESGYGWLSPGTGLQSGRGLLKPGRVGRPTRVPRIGSQRGGLLTRSARSKATRIKGVKRL; encoded by the coding sequence ATGCGCATCAACCGGATCCTGCTCGCCACCCCGCTGGTGGTCGTCGCCCTGATCGTCCAGGTCAGCATCCTCGCCCGGCTTCAACTCCCCGGCGCCGTCCCCGACCTGATGCTGCTGGTCGTGGTCGGCCTGTCCCTGGTCTACGGCCATGTCGGCGGCGCCCTGACCGGCTTCGGCGCCGGCCTGCTCGCCGATCTCGCACCGCCCTCCGACCACGCCATCGGCAGCTACGCCCTGGTGCTCTGCGTCATCGGCTACGCCGCCGGCCTGACCCGGCCCGAGTCCGGGCGGCACCGCTCGGCGACGATCCCGCTCGTGGTCGTCGTCGGCGCCGCCGTCGGCTCGACCCTGCTCTATGCCGCCGTCGGCTCGCTGGTCGGTGACACCGCCGCCCGGCACGTCGGCATCGGCGGTCTGGTGCTCAGCGCCACCGTCTACGACCTGCTGCTCGCCCCCTTCACCGTCCCGCTGGTGATGGCGCTGGCCCGCAGGACCGAGAACGACGCGCTGACCGACGGCGTCGGCAGCCAGGGCGGCGCGGCCGGCACCCGCGAGTCGGGGTACGGCTGGCTCAGCCCCGGCACCGGCCTCCAGAGCGGCCGCGGTCTGCTGAAGCCGGGGCGGGTGGGCCGGCCGACCCGGGTGCCCCGGATCGGCAGCCAGCGCGGCGGACTGCTCACCAGGTCGGCCCGCAGCAAGGCCACCCGTATCAAGGGGGTCAAGCGGCTGTGA
- the ndk gene encoding nucleoside-diphosphate kinase: protein MSQRTLVLLKPDAVRRGLVGEILGRIEKKAGWTITALEMRSLDRALLEQHYAEHVGRDFYEPLVEFMSSGPVVSLVVEGERVIEGVRALAGPTDPIAAPSGSIRGDFGTITRENLIHASDSEESAEREIKIFFPGIS from the coding sequence ATGAGCCAGCGCACTCTCGTCCTTCTCAAGCCTGACGCGGTCAGGCGAGGCCTGGTCGGCGAGATCCTCGGCCGTATCGAGAAGAAGGCCGGCTGGACGATCACGGCGCTGGAGATGCGCAGCCTCGACCGTGCCCTTCTTGAGCAGCACTACGCCGAGCACGTCGGCCGCGACTTCTACGAGCCCCTGGTGGAGTTCATGTCCTCCGGTCCGGTGGTTTCGCTGGTCGTCGAGGGTGAGCGGGTGATCGAGGGCGTGCGGGCGCTGGCCGGTCCGACTGACCCGATTGCCGCACCGAGTGGGTCCATTCGTGGGGACTTCGGCACGATCACGCGGGAGAATCTGATCCACGCCTCGGATTCCGAAGAGTCCGCCGAGCGTGAGATCAAGATTTTCTTCCCGGGTATTTCCTGA
- a CDS encoding rod shape-determining protein — translation MSFIGRDMAVDLGTANTLVYVRGRGIVLNEPSVVAINTNTGGILAVGAEAKKMIGRTPGNIVAVRPLKDGVIADFEITERMLRYFILKIHKRRYLARPRVVVCVPSGITGVERRAVIEASTQAGARQVHIIEEPMAAAIGSGLPVHEATGNMVVDIGGGTTEVAVISLGGIVTAQSIRVAGDELDNAIIQHIKKEYSLLLGERTAESIKITIGSAHDFDQDEHTEIRGRDLVSGLPKTVVISAAEVRKAIEEPVNSIVDAVKTTLDKCPPELSGDVMDRGIVLTGGGALLRGLDERLRRETGMPIHIAEDPLDSVALGSGKCVEEFEALQQVLDSQPRR, via the coding sequence ATGTCGTTCATCGGCCGTGACATGGCTGTCGACCTCGGGACCGCCAACACGCTGGTGTACGTCAGGGGCCGCGGCATCGTTCTCAACGAGCCGTCGGTCGTGGCCATCAACACCAACACCGGCGGCATCCTGGCGGTGGGCGCCGAGGCGAAGAAGATGATCGGGCGGACGCCCGGCAACATCGTCGCGGTGCGGCCCCTGAAGGACGGCGTGATCGCCGACTTCGAGATCACCGAGCGGATGCTCCGCTACTTCATCCTGAAGATCCACAAGCGCCGCTATCTGGCCCGCCCCCGGGTGGTCGTCTGCGTTCCCTCCGGTATCACCGGAGTTGAGCGCCGCGCCGTCATCGAGGCGTCGACCCAGGCCGGCGCGCGGCAGGTGCACATCATCGAGGAGCCGATGGCCGCCGCGATCGGGTCCGGTCTGCCGGTCCACGAGGCCACCGGCAACATGGTCGTGGACATCGGCGGCGGTACGACCGAGGTCGCGGTCATCTCGCTCGGCGGAATCGTCACCGCCCAGTCCATCAGGGTGGCCGGCGACGAGCTGGACAACGCGATCATCCAGCACATCAAGAAGGAGTACAGCCTGCTGCTGGGCGAGCGCACCGCCGAGAGCATCAAGATCACCATTGGCTCGGCCCACGACTTCGACCAGGACGAGCACACCGAGATCCGCGGCCGCGATCTGGTCTCCGGCCTGCCGAAGACCGTCGTCATCTCGGCCGCCGAGGTCCGCAAGGCCATCGAGGAGCCGGTGAACTCCATCGTCGACGCGGTCAAGACGACCCTCGACAAGTGCCCGCCGGAGCTGTCCGGTGACGTCATGGACCGCGGCATCGTGCTCACCGGAGGCGGCGCCCTGCTCCGCGGCCTCGACGAGCGGCTGCGCCGTGAGACCGGCATGCCCATCCACATCGCCGAGGACCCGCTCGACTCCGTCGCGCTCGGTTCCGGCAAGTGCGTCGAGGAGTTCGAGGCCCTCCAGCAGGTCCTCGACTCCCAGCCACGCAGGTAG
- a CDS encoding DUF4233 domain-containing protein, whose protein sequence is MRTLCASTLIGEFFVIGFAGLVAMQLSDLPTATVWAVSGTAMLLSVLLCGMLGRPGGVQLGWVLQIALIASGFVVPTMFFLGAVFAALWWASVHYGRKVDEARAKAAAAG, encoded by the coding sequence ATGCGCACCCTGTGTGCGAGCACCCTGATAGGCGAGTTCTTTGTGATCGGCTTCGCCGGGCTGGTCGCGATGCAGCTCAGCGATCTGCCGACGGCCACGGTCTGGGCGGTCAGCGGGACCGCGATGCTGCTGAGCGTCCTGCTGTGCGGGATGCTCGGCCGCCCCGGGGGCGTCCAGCTCGGCTGGGTGCTGCAGATCGCGCTGATCGCGAGTGGCTTCGTCGTGCCGACGATGTTCTTCCTCGGAGCGGTGTTCGCGGCGCTGTGGTGGGCGTCGGTGCATTACGGGCGGAAGGTCGACGAGGCCAGGGCGAAGGCGGCTGCGGCGGGTTGA
- the mreC gene encoding rod shape-determining protein MreC → MRDTRESRLLLVLLIAIAFALITVDIRGGEQSPLDGARQAAASVFGPVEGGVAQIVDPVGNAVGAVRDSGERHTRISRLEHENAALKAKLGSSDRHRSRAAQLDKLLKTAGTGQYGIKGAQVIAIGAAQGFSWTVTIDAGSRDGIARDMTVLNGDGLVGRVTTVSADTATVLLANDPDFAVGTRMEKTNEIGFGNGQGGRSLRVQLLNGRAAVKRGDRLVTFGSSADKPFVPGVPVGEVVKVEPSNGDLTRTLQVRPFVAFSQLDIVGVVVVPPRQDPRDTVLPPKPAKPKPTPTVTVTATPTPTASAPPRS, encoded by the coding sequence GTGAGGGACACACGAGAGAGCCGGCTGCTGCTGGTGCTGCTGATCGCGATCGCGTTCGCGCTGATCACGGTCGATATCCGCGGCGGTGAACAGTCCCCGCTCGACGGTGCCCGGCAAGCCGCCGCCTCCGTCTTCGGCCCGGTCGAGGGCGGCGTCGCCCAGATCGTCGACCCGGTGGGCAACGCCGTCGGTGCGGTGCGGGACTCCGGTGAACGGCACACCCGGATCAGCCGGCTGGAGCACGAGAACGCCGCCCTCAAGGCCAAGCTCGGCTCCTCCGACCGGCACCGCAGCCGCGCCGCCCAGCTCGACAAGTTGCTCAAGACCGCCGGCACCGGCCAGTACGGCATCAAGGGCGCCCAAGTCATCGCCATCGGCGCGGCCCAGGGCTTCTCCTGGACCGTCACCATCGACGCCGGGTCCCGCGACGGCATCGCCCGCGATATGACCGTCCTCAACGGTGACGGGCTGGTCGGCCGGGTGACCACCGTCAGCGCCGACACCGCCACGGTCCTGCTGGCCAACGACCCGGACTTCGCCGTCGGCACCCGGATGGAGAAGACCAACGAGATCGGCTTCGGCAACGGCCAGGGCGGCCGCTCGCTGCGCGTCCAACTCCTCAACGGCAGGGCCGCGGTCAAGCGCGGCGACCGTCTGGTCACCTTCGGCTCCAGCGCCGACAAACCGTTCGTGCCCGGCGTGCCGGTCGGCGAGGTCGTCAAGGTCGAGCCGTCCAACGGCGATCTGACCCGCACCCTCCAGGTCCGGCCGTTCGTCGCCTTCTCCCAGCTCGACATCGTCGGCGTCGTCGTCGTGCCGCCCCGCCAGGACCCGCGCGACACCGTCCTGCCGCCCAAACCGGCCAAGCCCAAGCCGACGCCGACGGTCACCGTCACGGCCACCCCCACCCCCACCGCGAGCGCGCCTCCCAGGAGCTGA